In Primulina eburnea isolate SZY01 chromosome 5, ASM2296580v1, whole genome shotgun sequence, a single window of DNA contains:
- the LOC140832258 gene encoding protein OS-9 homolog encodes MRISWWWAALFLATILKNDVVFTDPIIPAQTGGTFGRSSREPKFNIEFHSEDLPFHPDDDQESIVMPDSSGDKFICFLPKVEKSKSGKLLSQHNISSMIMDSERQNKIKTPDELLGVLKDRCFIRQEGWWSYEFCHQNKLRQIHVDDDKVVQEFILGVYDSEATEAYNQNLADISTLKDPRSKDASQRYHVHLFTNGTVCDLTNEPRQTEVRFVCSEPRSMISSITELSTCKYALTFQCPTLCKHPLFHEERPVSHTIHCNILAKDNSKEESKSEADIFPGETITMVTDGEFPRSINIEEHAT; translated from the exons ATGAGAATTTCATGGTGGTGGGCGGCGTTATTTTTAGCCACCATTCTCAAGAACGACGTCGTTTTCACAGATCCGATAATCCCAGCTCAAACAG GCGGGACTTTTGGCCGGAGCTCCCGTGAACCAAAATTCAATATCGAATTCCATTCAGAAGACTTGCCTTTCCATCCT GATGATGATCAAGAGTCTATTGTTATGCCTGATAGTAGTGGGGACAAGTTTATCTGTTTTTTGCCTAAAGTGGAAAAGTCCAAGAGTGGCAAACTACTTTCTCAACATAATATAAGCAGTATGATTATGGATTCAGAGAGACAAAACAAAATAAAGACACCAGATGAGCTGTTGGGAGTGCTTAAAGATCGGTGCTTTATCAGG CAAGAGGGATGGTGGTCGTATGAGTTCTGTCATCAGAATAAGTTACGGCAAATTCATGTTGATGATGACAAG GTGGTGCAAGAATTTATCTTGGGTGTCTATGATTCTGAAGCTACAGAAGCCTACAATCAGAACCTTGCTGATATATCTACACTAAAGGATCCACGCTCAAAAGATGCATCTCAAAG GTACCATGTTCATCTGTTCACCAATGGAACTGTCTGTGATTTAACAAATGAACCTCGTCAAACAGAG gttAGATTTGTTTGTTCTGAGCCTAGATCAATGATCAGTTCCATCACAGAGTTGTCAACATGTAAATATGCTCTCACATTTCAATGCCCCACGCTATGCAAGCACCC ATTATTCCATGAAGAAAGGCCGGTGTCGCATACCATTCACTGTAACATCCTTGCCAAAGATAACAGCAAGGAAGAATCAAAGAGCGAGGCTGACATTTTTCCCGGTGAGACTATAACAATGGTGACGGATGGCGAGTTTCCTCGTTCTATAAATATAGAAGAACATGCAACGTGA
- the LOC140832256 gene encoding uncharacterized protein, whose amino-acid sequence MVHTYTPTYYRSLQDSISSICNTILPFSFKKQRLPAILAAEQQLSKQQSDNLKWQQDSFHQILKLMGLCKEGIIAESEVSAFRTHLLERLMASPIDYEPSIILKDKLIFLQELLYAKCISEEEYHASKRPLLQRLAIQGAEIEAKDVIVGGAQKEASNDEWSVIDLKDEKRCERLTSRNNQKVESPIKQRKVVASAFDFVSPNKNVKFKDDTSGIGCKNIRPAEQRVSNFNIPRNELAISSENPFWNGHLDEKESETKYILMVESSPARSGGNKGKKKPFRVLFQREPKEVYGGGDGSGYGSVLEGKDKVNSKKKSWGLDGFRKWKKNDSKDETAPLSVSEKSDGVSYTEQLVANPIGEGADTKKMKRKLHPNGAPTDFFIDKVLEENVKKELTRIQEELRANNPNVHLSDDHIETISTRLPVDHEDLTKFFPKKWCDKYGDVVLDVVRKEFKDHVGDVGNPHIAAANSRECNSKRWTTFDDDENSHPNLFAPHASLASSKNTRASLNSSSIDKGFKYNPFFDM is encoded by the exons ATGGTGCACACATATACTCCAACGTACTACAGATCACTGCAAGACTCTATCAGCTcgatctgcaacacaatcctcccATTTTCATTCAAGAAGCAGAGACTTCCGGCGATCTTGGCTGCGGAACAGCAGCTGTCAAAGCAGCAGTCGGATAATCTGAAATGGCAGCAAGATTCGTTTCACCAGATTCTTAAATTGATGGGTCTTTGTAAAGAGGGGATTATAGCTGAATCTGAGGTATCTGCTTTCAGAACTCACCTTCTTGAGAGGCTTATGGCTTCGCCCATCGACTACGAGCCGTCCATTATTTTGAAGGATAAGTTGATCTTCTTGCAG GAGTTACTCTATGCCAAATGTATATCAGAGGAAGAGTATCATGCGTCAAAGAGGCCTTTGTTGCAGAGGTTAGCAATCCAGGGAGCTGAAATTGAGGCGAAAGATGTAATAGTTGGAGGGGCTCAAAAGGAAGCTTCAAATGATGAGTGGTCTGTAATAGACTTGAAAGACGAGAAGCGGTGTGAGAGATTGACATCGAGGAATAATCAGAAAGTAGAGTCACCTATAAAGCAAAGGAAAGTGGTTGCATCTGCTTTCGATTTTGTATCACCGAATAAAAATGTAAAGTTTAAGGATGATACAAGTGGCATAGGATGTAAAAATATCAGGCCAGCAGAACAAAGAGTTAGCAACTTCAATATTCCTAGAAACGAACTTGCCATTTCTTCTGAAAACCCGTTTTGGAATGGGCATTTAGATGAAAAAGAAAGTgaaacaaaatatattttaatggtGGAGAGCTCACCGGCAAGAAGTGGTGGCAACAAAGGGAAAAAGAAACCCTTTAGGGTTCTTTTTCAGAGAGAACCAAAGGAAGTATATGGTGGTGGTGATGGTAGTGGATATGGTTCGGTCCTTGAAGGGAAAGATAAGGtaaattcaaagaaaaaatCATGGGGGTTGGATGGATTcaggaaatggaagaaaaacgATTCTAAGGATGAAACAGCTCCACTGTCTGTAAGTGAAAAATCAGATGGTGTTAGCTACACGGAGCAGCTTGTAGCCAATCCGATAGGGGAAGGAGCAGACACCAAGAAAATGAAGCGGAAATTGCATCCAAATGGGGCGCCCACAGATTTTTTCATTGACAAG GTTTTAGAAGAGAACGTGAAAAAGGAACTAACACGGATCCAAGAAGAACTCCGTGCAAATAATCCAAACGTTCATCTGTC GGATGATCACATTGAAACTATCTCAACTAGGCTTCCGGTCGATCACGAGGACCTGACAAAGTTCTTTCCCAA AAAATGGTGCGATAAATACGGGGATGTTGTGTTGGATGTAGTAAGAAAAGAATTCAAGGACCATGTCGGAGACGTGGGAAATCCTCACATTGCAGCTGCAAATTCGAGGGAGTGCAACTCGAAAAGATGGACTACGTTTGATGACGATGAAAACTCGCATCCAAATCTCTTTGCTCCACATGCAAGCTTAGCTTCCTCAAAGAACACCCGTGCATCTCTCAATAGCAGCAGCATCGATAAGGGGTTCAAGTATAACCCTTTCTTTGATATGTAG
- the LOC140831592 gene encoding uncharacterized protein, translating into MAGMLPGVEAARRRRFSQTRNSNHGANSSLCLYERNHGFHISSSYLMRSSIGSQEECDQSLDTVAREAKKRLDERLNSAHLKSVIKRALQGQERSLHVKEQGTYLRMEKRKSVVAEEDTLILEML; encoded by the exons ATGGCTGGAATGCTTCCTGGAGTTGAAGCTGCAAGAAGGAGAAGGTTCTCTCAGACCCGTAATTCCAATCATGGCGCCAACTCTTCTTTATGTCTCTACGAAAGAAACCATGGATTTCATATCAGTTCAAGTTATTTAATG AGAAGTTCCATCGGCAGCCAGGAAGAATGTGATCAGAGCCTTGATACGGTGGCCAGAGAAGCCAAGAAAAGGTTGGATGAAAGGCTGAACTCAGCCCATCTGAAATCTGTGATTAAAAg GGCTTTACAAGGCCAAGAAAGATCACTACATGTGAAGGAACAGGGAACATACTTGCGGATGGAAAAACGAAAAAGTGTGGTTGCAGAAGAGGATACACTTATTTTGGAAATGCTTTGA
- the LOC140832257 gene encoding uncharacterized methyltransferase At2g41040, chloroplastic-like: protein MEITAQKSLLFHQDFTFFPKHSRPCHNFRFCPRPRFSSSRIRATFAVDLDPESTVKREDSSSFDLFACPICYEPLIRKGPSGFNLQAIYRSGFKCKTCKKSYSSKSIYLDLTVTAGTKEYTESKPAGTELFRSPFVSFVYERGWRQNFNTSGFPGPEEEFKMAQDYFKPAEGGILVDVSCGSGLFSRKFAKSGSYSKVIALDFSENMLRQCYDFIKDDNSISSSNLALVRADISRLPFPSGSIDAVHAGAALHCWPSPSNAVAEINRVLRSGGVFVGSTFLRVSSSTPPFLRPFRQRALTNYNYLTEEEIEDLCTSCGLINYTKEVRQSFIMFSAQKP, encoded by the exons ATGGAGATCACTGCTCAAAAGTCACTTCTCTTCCACCAAGATTTTACctttttcccaaaacactctCGTCCTTGTCATAATTTCCGGTTTTGTCCCCGGCCgcgattttcttcttcaagaattCGAGCTACCTTTGCTGTTGATTTAGACCCA GAATCCACCGTAAAAAGAGAAGACTCTTCAAGTTTCGACTTGTTTGCTTGCCCCATTTGCTATGAACCACTAATAAGAAAAGGACCTTCAGGTTTTAACCt GCAAGCAATCTATAGATCTGGTTTCAAGTGTAAGACATGCAAGAAATCATATTCTAGCAAAAGCATTTATCTTGATCTTACTGTAACTGCTGGGACAAAGGAATACACTGAGTCAAAACCAGCAGGAACAGAACTCTTCAG GAGTCCTTTTGTTTCTTTTGTATATGAGAGAGGCTGGCGCCAAAACTTTAACACTAGTGGTTTTCCTGGTCCTGAAGAAGAG TTCAAGATGGCACAAGATTATTTTAAACCAGCAGAAGGTGGCATCCTCGTAGACGTTAGCTGTGGAAGTGGTTTGTTTTCTAGGAAATTTGCCAAATCAGGATCCTATTCAAAAGTTATTGCTCTcgatttttcagaaaatatgCTTCGCCAATGTTATGATTTCATAAAAGATGACAATTCTATCTCGAGCTC CAATCTTGCTCTTGTGAGAGCTGACATTTCCAGGCTTCCCTTTCCATCTGGTTCAATTGACGCTGTTCATGCTGGTGCAGCCTTGCATTGCTGGCCATCTCCTTCCAATGCA GTAGCTGAAATAAATCGAGTTTTGCGGAGCGGTGGTGTATTTGTTGGAAGTACATTCCTTCGAGTCAGTTCGTCAACTCCTCCTTTCTTAAGGCCTTTTAGACAG AGGGCTTTGACGAACTATAACTATTTGACGGAAGAGGAGATCGAGGATTTGTGCACTTCGTGTGGACTTATTAATTATACCAAGGAAGTTCGGCAATCGTTTATCATGTTTTCTGCTCAGAAACCCTGA